In Dyella terrae, one DNA window encodes the following:
- the rapA gene encoding RNA polymerase-associated protein RapA: protein MFVPGQRWISTAEPELGLGTVLRVEGRGVQVLFAKAGVLRPYAVDSAPLVRAEFRAGQRVAGKGVAFLVERVEIKDDLLIYRGEGRELHEGQLDDEQSVSQADDRLIGGRTDPVAHFDLRVEGLKRRAEARRSAAWGLGAARIGLVPHQLRVAGIAAARRPPRVLLADEVGLGKTIEAGMIMARQIATGRAQRVLVLVPDTLVYQWFVELLRRFNLSFAIYDEERCEALEVSANGGNTFEDEQLVIADFTFLEQNPKRAAELVEAPWDLMVVDEAHHLAWTPEAASPRYSLVEQLASVTPGVVLLTATPEQLGRSGHFARLRLLDPQRYHNLDTYLAESDSFQQLSRITDRLLDGETLEADQLAALRDAFAGDGALVARLDNTTKPENARELIAALIDRHGTGRAMFRNRRAGIGGFPKRVPVWHVLDADTLDDNSRQALLAEFHADIQQPSPSLEIDYANDPRLEALVKLLDDHPQDKFLLICRSQAKVLALEEALRTRSGVGVARFHEGLGIVQRDRNAAYFAQPDGARLLLCSEIGSEGRNFQFAHRLVLWDLPLDPDLLEQRIGRLDRIGQKHDISIHILAMADSAQHVLARWYDEGIDAFRLSPADGRELLRRYGEPLARLADEHARGDDNRDQELDVLLAETRASHEEMAALIREGRDHLLELAASRDLHADDLQQAFAREEVDPGRDAFVQRLLEQYGIHAEELGGKVILLDPQYLSTDALPGFAEGPVSVTFARDVALAREELPLLRLDHPMVQAAMDLALSGEHGNAAFMVDDALPPRTALLQAVFLLECVADRKLDAERFLPTLPITVTIDTRLAEREDFQPSDGSLRKAADRNIEVARYRKFLAKLVPPMLEKAESAAGERAKGHIVAATEEATQILDAELARLIALKMVNPAISENEIATVADERTQLLTALPQSRLRLDAVRFVVSADFLALR, encoded by the coding sequence ATGTTCGTTCCCGGTCAACGTTGGATCTCCACTGCCGAACCCGAACTGGGCCTCGGCACCGTGCTGCGCGTGGAAGGACGCGGCGTGCAGGTGCTGTTCGCCAAGGCCGGCGTGCTGCGTCCCTACGCTGTGGATTCCGCCCCGCTGGTCCGCGCGGAATTTCGCGCCGGGCAACGCGTGGCCGGCAAGGGCGTCGCCTTCCTGGTCGAGCGCGTCGAGATCAAGGATGACCTCTTGATCTACCGGGGCGAAGGCCGTGAGCTTCATGAAGGCCAGCTCGACGACGAGCAGAGCGTCAGCCAGGCCGACGACCGCCTGATCGGTGGCCGCACCGACCCGGTCGCCCACTTCGACCTGCGCGTGGAGGGCCTCAAGCGCCGCGCCGAAGCCCGCCGCTCCGCCGCATGGGGCCTCGGTGCCGCTCGCATCGGCCTGGTGCCGCACCAGCTGCGCGTGGCCGGCATTGCCGCCGCCCGCCGGCCACCCCGCGTGCTGCTCGCCGATGAAGTCGGCCTGGGCAAAACCATCGAAGCGGGCATGATCATGGCGCGCCAGATTGCTACCGGTCGCGCGCAGCGCGTGCTGGTGCTGGTGCCCGACACCCTGGTGTATCAGTGGTTCGTCGAGCTGCTCCGTCGCTTCAACCTCAGCTTCGCCATCTATGACGAAGAACGCTGCGAGGCGCTGGAAGTTTCCGCCAATGGTGGCAACACCTTCGAGGACGAACAGCTCGTCATCGCGGATTTCACCTTCCTCGAGCAGAACCCCAAGCGCGCCGCCGAGCTGGTAGAGGCGCCGTGGGACCTCATGGTCGTGGACGAAGCCCACCACCTGGCCTGGACGCCGGAGGCGGCCAGTCCGCGCTATTCCCTCGTGGAACAGCTCGCTTCCGTGACGCCGGGCGTCGTGCTGCTGACCGCAACGCCGGAACAGCTGGGCCGCAGCGGCCACTTTGCCCGCCTGCGCCTGCTTGACCCGCAGCGCTACCACAACCTGGATACCTATCTCGCCGAATCGGACAGCTTCCAGCAGCTTTCGCGCATCACGGACCGCCTCCTGGACGGCGAAACGCTCGAAGCGGACCAACTCGCCGCCTTGCGCGATGCGTTTGCCGGCGACGGCGCCCTGGTGGCGCGCCTGGATAACACGACCAAGCCTGAGAATGCGCGCGAGCTGATTGCCGCGCTCATCGATCGCCACGGCACCGGACGCGCCATGTTCCGCAATCGCCGCGCCGGCATTGGCGGTTTTCCCAAGCGCGTACCGGTGTGGCACGTACTGGACGCCGACACGCTGGATGACAACAGTCGCCAGGCCTTGCTGGCCGAATTCCACGCCGATATCCAGCAGCCGTCGCCGTCGCTGGAGATCGACTACGCCAACGACCCGCGCCTCGAGGCCCTGGTCAAGCTGCTCGATGACCATCCGCAGGATAAATTCCTGCTGATCTGCCGCAGCCAGGCCAAGGTGCTCGCGCTCGAAGAAGCACTGCGCACCCGCAGTGGCGTCGGCGTAGCCCGTTTCCACGAAGGCCTTGGCATCGTGCAGCGTGATCGCAACGCCGCTTACTTCGCACAGCCGGACGGCGCACGCCTGTTGCTGTGCTCGGAAATCGGCTCGGAAGGACGCAACTTCCAGTTCGCGCATCGCCTGGTGCTGTGGGATCTCCCGCTGGATCCGGACCTGCTCGAACAGCGCATCGGCCGACTGGACCGCATTGGTCAGAAGCACGACATCAGCATCCATATCCTCGCCATGGCCGACAGCGCGCAGCACGTGCTCGCACGCTGGTATGACGAAGGCATCGACGCCTTCCGCCTCAGCCCCGCCGACGGCCGCGAACTGCTGCGCCGCTATGGCGAGCCGCTTGCACGCCTCGCCGATGAGCACGCACGCGGCGACGACAACCGCGACCAGGAGCTCGACGTCCTGCTGGCCGAAACGCGCGCCAGCCACGAGGAAATGGCCGCGCTCATTCGCGAGGGTCGCGACCACCTGCTCGAACTCGCCGCCAGTCGCGACCTCCACGCCGACGACCTGCAGCAGGCGTTTGCGCGCGAAGAAGTCGATCCGGGTCGCGATGCCTTCGTGCAGCGCCTGCTTGAGCAATACGGCATCCACGCCGAAGAACTCGGCGGCAAGGTCATCCTGCTTGATCCGCAGTACCTTTCCACCGATGCGCTGCCCGGCTTCGCCGAAGGCCCGGTATCGGTGACGTTTGCGCGCGACGTGGCGTTGGCACGGGAAGAACTGCCCCTGCTGCGCCTTGATCACCCCATGGTGCAGGCCGCCATGGACCTGGCGCTGTCGGGTGAGCACGGCAACGCCGCGTTCATGGTGGACGATGCGCTTCCGCCTCGCACCGCGTTGCTGCAGGCGGTCTTCCTGCTCGAGTGCGTCGCCGATCGCAAACTCGATGCCGAGCGATTCCTGCCGACGCTGCCGATCACCGTCACGATCGATACGCGCCTGGCAGAACGTGAAGACTTCCAGCCCAGCGACGGGTCATTGCGCAAGGCGGCGGATCGCAACATCGAAGTGGCGCGCTACCGCAAGTTCCTCGCCAAACTGGTGCCGCCGATGCTCGAGAAAGCGGAATCCGCCGCCGGTGAGCGTGCCAAAGGACATATCGTTGCCGCCACCGAAGAAGCCACCCAGATACTGGACGCCGAGCTTGCACGTCTGATCGCGCTGAAGATGGTGAATCCGGCCATCAGCGAAAATGAAATCGCCACCGTGGCGGATGAGCGCACGCAGTTGCTCACGGCCCTGCCGCAATCGCGTTTGCGACTGGATGCGGTGCGCTTCGTGGTGAGTGCGGATTTCCTGGCGCTGAGGTGA
- a CDS encoding type IV pilin protein, translated as MQRTRGFTLIELMVVVMIIAILAAIALPSYRKYVLRTHRTDATRALTDLASREENYFYSNNTYASTLPALNGSSAMAGPLFTISVASASSTAYTLTARAQGTQTQDTCQSFSLTRAGAQTSNGGSTDANNCWSK; from the coding sequence ATGCAGCGCACTCGCGGCTTCACCCTGATCGAGCTGATGGTGGTGGTGATGATCATCGCCATCCTGGCAGCCATCGCCCTGCCCTCGTATCGCAAGTACGTCCTGCGCACGCATCGCACTGATGCGACGCGGGCACTGACCGACCTGGCATCGCGTGAAGAGAATTACTTCTACTCGAACAACACCTACGCCAGCACGCTGCCAGCGCTCAATGGCAGCTCCGCCATGGCAGGCCCGTTGTTCACGATAAGCGTCGCCTCGGCAAGTTCCACGGCGTACACGCTGACGGCCAGGGCCCAGGGCACGCAAACCCAGGACACCTGCCAGTCGTTCAGCCTGACTCGCGCCGGCGCGCAGACGTCCAATGGCGGCAGCACCGATGCCAACAACTGCTGGAGCAAGTGA
- a CDS encoding DUF4124 domain-containing protein — protein MRSSMRMIMATGLALSAGLAFAQTLYKWVDANGVVHYSEQPPAKGKSSKFDVHAGTSVPVADVKPAAASSSGFAADDKAYRSAACDSARRDLAVLGGKGMIVSGGTLSQPAEVEQATKLTPAQRDAARAAASKRVHDFCGQG, from the coding sequence ATGCGATCGTCGATGCGCATGATCATGGCAACGGGCCTGGCCTTGTCGGCCGGGCTGGCCTTTGCCCAGACGCTGTACAAGTGGGTTGATGCCAATGGCGTGGTCCATTACAGCGAGCAGCCACCGGCCAAGGGCAAGTCGAGCAAGTTCGATGTCCATGCCGGCACCTCGGTGCCTGTCGCTGACGTCAAACCGGCCGCAGCGTCATCGAGTGGATTTGCCGCCGATGACAAGGCCTATCGGTCGGCCGCGTGCGACTCCGCGCGCCGCGACCTGGCGGTGCTTGGCGGCAAGGGGATGATTGTCAGCGGCGGCACGCTCAGCCAGCCGGCCGAGGTCGAACAGGCAACCAAGCTGACACCCGCGCAGCGCGACGCCGCACGTGCCGCGGCCAGCAAGCGCGTCCACGACTTCTGCGGACAAGGATGA
- a CDS encoding GspH/FimT family pseudopilin, which produces MSSTRQRGFSLLELMVTVGVLAILAGFAYPSLRDFMRRNRAIAESNSIMADLQYARGQAAATRSYVSVCPRANTTDNTCDTSGTYDKGWVVYSASTAGVAYAATVAGATDALQRQAPDMSTSTSMRASTAGVLTFNSRGELLSGADVTFITCAKQASSDALGINTSRIPGILLNVSTSGRISSGQLAAGAACQ; this is translated from the coding sequence ATGTCCAGCACGCGCCAACGCGGTTTTTCACTGCTGGAACTGATGGTCACGGTCGGCGTGCTGGCCATCCTGGCCGGCTTTGCCTACCCGAGCCTGCGGGATTTCATGCGGCGCAACCGCGCCATCGCCGAATCCAATTCGATCATGGCGGACCTGCAGTACGCCCGTGGACAGGCAGCCGCCACGCGCAGCTACGTCTCCGTGTGCCCCCGCGCCAACACCACCGACAACACCTGCGATACCTCCGGCACCTATGACAAGGGCTGGGTCGTCTACAGCGCATCGACGGCCGGCGTGGCCTATGCGGCCACCGTGGCGGGCGCCACTGACGCGCTGCAGCGCCAGGCTCCGGACATGTCCACCAGTACCTCCATGCGTGCTTCCACAGCGGGCGTCCTCACCTTCAATTCACGCGGTGAATTGCTCAGCGGCGCCGACGTGACCTTCATCACCTGTGCCAAACAGGCCAGCTCCGACGCGCTCGGCATCAACACCTCGCGCATCCCCGGCATCCTGCTGAATGTGTCCACGTCGGGCAGGATCAGCTCCGGCCAGCTCGCCGCCGGGGCGGCCTGCCAGTAG